The DNA sequence CCGGCCAGTCGGGTAGTCAGAACTCTCGAACAACTGATTGAATGGAAAGGGAAACCGGCATCGATTCGATGTGACAACGGACCAGAATATGCAGGTAACACTCTGATAGTATGGGCTGAACGACAAAATATCATCCTCAATTTTATTCAGCCGGGGAAGCCACAACAGAATGCGTATATTGAGCGTTATAACCGGACAGTGCGTTATGAATGGCTGGGACACAATCTGTTTATTTCTCTGAGTGAGTTACAGGAATACGCCACACAATGGCAATGGTTCTATAATCACGAACGACCGAATATGGCACTGAATGGCTTCACACCAATGCAGCATATTCAGCGCTTATCTGATTCTACTTATCTGCCCGGTTAAAAATGGGGGGATTACCGCACAGCAAGTGGAATTTACCGACCCGGCAATCCTGCCCGAGTACATCACCTACCCCTCACCAAAGGGGCACGGCAACGTGCGGGGGTATTTGGTGCGTCCAGCCAAAATCAGCGGCCCAATACCGGCCATCGTGGTCGTGCATGAAAACCGTGGACTGAACCCTTACATTGAAGACGTTGCGCGGCGACTGGCCAAAGCTGGCTTTCTGGCACTGGCACCCGATGGCCTGAGCTCTGTTGGCGGCTACCCAGGCAACGATGACAAAGGGCGGGAATTGCAGCAAAAAGTAGACCCGACCAAACTGATGAATGACTTTTTTGCCGCCGTTGAGTTTCTCCTCCACCATCAGAATTCAACCGGTAAAGTCGGCATCACGGGGTTCTGTTATGGCGGCGGCGTTGCCAATGCGGCGGCGGTTGCCTACCCGGAGCTGGCCGCCGCCGTTCCTTTTTACGGCAGACAACCCAAAGCCGAAGATGTCGCTCACATTAACGCCCCGCTCTTACTGCACTACGCCGAGCGCGATGAAAGCATCAACGCAGGCTGGCCCGCTTACGAGGCAGCGTTAAAGGCAGCCAATAAACCCTACGAAGCTTATGTTTATGCGGGCACCAACCACGGTTTTCATAATGACTCCACCCCTCGATACGACAGCGCTGCCGCTGAACTGGCCTGGTCGCGCACACTAACCTGGTTTCGTCGTTATCTGGCGTAATGCTATTTCCGGGCAAATGAAACACGCCACCTTTCCTCGGGCGGCGTGTGTTACGGTAAATGCGCCTCGCTGAGATACGCCTCGCTCTGCATTTCCTGTAACCGGGACAAACAGCGCTGGTATTCGAACTTCAGGTGTTCACCCTGATAAATTTCAAACATCGGGGCCTGTGCAGAGATAACCAGTTTGACTCGCCGCTCGTAAAACTCATCGACCAACGCCAGAAAACGGCGCGCTGCATTTTCATGCTGAACGTGCATCACCGGCACATGGTGCAACAACACCGTGTGATAGAGCCGTGACAGTGCGATGTAATCATTCTGACTGCGCGCCTCTACGCACAAGGTCGAGAAATCTACCGCCAGTACCCCGTCGGCGGCATAGCGCGTCGCCAGCGGACGATGGTTGATTTCCAGTATCGGCCCCGGCTCACTGGCTTGCTGCCCACAAAGACGACTGAACATCACCCGTAGCGCCTCATCAGTCTGCGTGTTGATCGGCGTGAGATAGAGGTGGGCTTGCGTCAGTGTTCTTAGCCGGTAATCAATCCCCGCATCCACATTGAGCACATCACAGTGTTGCTTTATCAATGCAATCGCAGGCAGAAAGCGGGCGCGCTGCAAGCCATTGCGATACAGTTCATCCGGTGGAATATTCGAGGTCGCCACTAGCGTAATACCGCGTGAGAACAAGGCCCGTAACAGTTCGGCTAATAGCATCGCATCGGTAATATCAGAGACAAAAAACTCATCAAAGCACAGGATATCCGTCTGCGCCTTGAAGCCATCGGCGACTTTCTCCAATGGATTCTCCTGCCCCTGTAACTGGTTGAGTTCCTCATGCACACGCAGCATAAAACGATGGAAATGTAGCCGGAGCTTACGCTCGGAAGGCAGACTGTGAAAAAACAGATCCATTAACCAGGTTTTACCCCGCCCCACGCCACCCCACATGTATAGCCCTTGCACCGGTGCGGGCGTTTTTTCCTTTTGCCGAAACCAGTTGCGCCATGTTTGCAACAGACCGGCTGACGTTTCTGAACGAGCCCAAACCTCTTCTACCAGCGCCTGATGCAGCGCACTCAGCCGTATTACGGTTTGATGTTGCACCGCGTCTGGCTGGTAGGTTTGCGCTGCCAGAGCCTGCTGATAAAGCGCCAAAGGGGTTACTCTCTGCATAGCACCAAAATCCCTGAGAAAAATTTCGTTGTATTTTATCGCGCGTTGGCGCAGGTTCAGCCCGCGATCGTGAGTGATACCGCTTTACAGCCTTCTGCCTATCTGGTCATACCCGATACGAAGACTCCACTCCGGCGGAGTTAGCGGTTATAGTGGCTATTATTAAGTGAAAAAACCCTACGGGACAACGAAGTCAAAATAGGAGTCGTCTTATGACCTGGGAGTCTGCGCTGATTGGATTTGCCATCGGTATCATTATTGGGGCTGTCGCCATGCGGTTCGGCAACCGCAAGCTGCGTCAGCAACAGGCTTTGCAGAACGAGCTGGAGAAGAAAAAATCGGAACTGGACGCATATCGTCAAGAATTGGTCAGCCACTTTGCCAGCAGCGCAGAGTTGCTTGATAAAATGGCACGCGACTATCGCCAGCTTTATCAGCATATGGCGAAAAGCTCCAACAACTTGCTGCCTGACGTACCGGTGCAAGACAACCCATTTCGCTATCGTTTGACAGAGGCCGAATCAGACAACGATCAGGCACCTGTTGATATGCCGCCGCGCGATTACTCCGATGGCGCATCGGGTTTGCTGCGCGCGACAAGAACCACCGATAAATAATCACTGTTTATCCTTGGCCCTCATGCTGTCGGAACCCCTCCTCCGACAGCAAAACACCCGGCCAGACAGATGCTGTTGCGAGCGGTTACAGTCTGCTGACGAAATATCAGTGAACTTTACACACCACGCTAGGTCTGACTCTTCAACACAAGTTTGAGTTTATATATCATCGTTTTATTCTTAGGCAGGTCGTGAGAGAGTTAACAAGCAATGAAAAAAACATCGTTGTTATATAGCGCACTGGCACTCGGTATAGGATTGTCGTTGTCTTCGCTGCCCCCGGCCAACGCCGCGTTGCCTGCTGTGGTAGAAGGGCAGGCGCTGCCAAGCCTCGCCCCGATGCTGGAGAAAGTGTTGCC is a window from the Dickeya lacustris genome containing:
- the yghX gene encoding YghX family hydrolase; the encoded protein is MASHQCSIFSAYLILLICPVKNGGITAQQVEFTDPAILPEYITYPSPKGHGNVRGYLVRPAKISGPIPAIVVVHENRGLNPYIEDVARRLAKAGFLALAPDGLSSVGGYPGNDDKGRELQQKVDPTKLMNDFFAAVEFLLHHQNSTGKVGITGFCYGGGVANAAAVAYPELAAAVPFYGRQPKAEDVAHINAPLLLHYAERDESINAGWPAYEAALKAANKPYEAYVYAGTNHGFHNDSTPRYDSAAAELAWSRTLTWFRRYLA
- the zapE gene encoding cell division protein ZapE codes for the protein MQRVTPLALYQQALAAQTYQPDAVQHQTVIRLSALHQALVEEVWARSETSAGLLQTWRNWFRQKEKTPAPVQGLYMWGGVGRGKTWLMDLFFHSLPSERKLRLHFHRFMLRVHEELNQLQGQENPLEKVADGFKAQTDILCFDEFFVSDITDAMLLAELLRALFSRGITLVATSNIPPDELYRNGLQRARFLPAIALIKQHCDVLNVDAGIDYRLRTLTQAHLYLTPINTQTDEALRVMFSRLCGQQASEPGPILEINHRPLATRYAADGVLAVDFSTLCVEARSQNDYIALSRLYHTVLLHHVPVMHVQHENAARRFLALVDEFYERRVKLVISAQAPMFEIYQGEHLKFEYQRCLSRLQEMQSEAYLSEAHLP
- the zapG gene encoding Z-ring associated protein ZapG, whose product is MTWESALIGFAIGIIIGAVAMRFGNRKLRQQQALQNELEKKKSELDAYRQELVSHFASSAELLDKMARDYRQLYQHMAKSSNNLLPDVPVQDNPFRYRLTEAESDNDQAPVDMPPRDYSDGASGLLRATRTTDK